The Rana temporaria chromosome 2 unlocalized genomic scaffold, aRanTem1.1 chr2j, whole genome shotgun sequence nucleotide sequence GGACCATTCATGTTTGTGTTGCTTATTACAGTGCATTGTCATTAAAATTGGACAACACTCTTTGCTTCCTCATGCTGCTTCTGAgttggcaacatttttttttgctttgatacaAGTTACATCATGATTTTAATATTTTCCGTTGGTCCTATTTGAGTGCACTGGCCTCCTGAACTGTTTTGGATACAGACGTAGTAGTGCAGACTAATATTGATCTCTTAAATAGAAATTGCCTGATTTCACTCTGTACCTGTACAAGTTATGGCCTATGAAAAATCTATGCTGGTACTTTGTATGCCATTtgtcacaaaagaaaaaaaaacagagtctGCCTGCTCTCTGCCTCTTGAATTGCCTCCTATATAAAGGAATTCAATCTTGTGTGTCCTTTGTGTGATGGCTGAAATAAAACTTCTCCCTGCTTCTACAGTTAAATCCTATTTGAAAGGATGAGATTATGTGTATGAAACAGTTTTATGCTTTTATATTCTCTCAGAAAAATGACGTATATACATGTTTCTGGCTGAAACATACCCAACCTCTGCCTCTAAAATTGCCTCCTATTATAACAGATGAGCTTCTGTGTAGCAAAGTAGTATACTTTTAATATAGTGTCTGAGACAAACATCAGTCTCAATGATTCTTAGTGGCCGAGATATGACTTCACCCTACTTCTCATCTTGCCTTCTATTAAAAAACATTCAACTTTTTTAAATCTGTTAAATTTGTATATAGCGTCTCGGcacaaatacattttcatttaatATTTTAGGCTATTCAATATGTATACCTAATTAAAAAACGTGATGCTGAATTAAGCTTTCATTCGAGATCTTCCCATTTATTTTCTCAATGTCTATACCACCAAGAGCAGGAACAGGTCCTTTTCAAAGCATCAATGGCCCAGTGACCAAGATATGGATGACATATCTGTTTGTTAAACTTTGAAGGAAATGATCTTACAAATTGATGCCCTTGGGACTCTACCCTTTACAAACCTCCCAGGGCACTTCCTCAGACAGTCGTAAGGTACTTACTTCCATAGTCTCAGTCATGGACTAcctttattttccattttcagtGCCACCAGCATTCAGTTTTATTAGATGACTTGATATGGGtgcattttcatgcatttttgttGTTACGGTTtacttttcctttctctttttcttagCAAGAGGTTAATAAATCAGCTTGTCATGTCTCCAAATCCTCCCTTCTCAAAGAGCTTTAAAACAACAAACTTTCTGTGTTTTCGAAATGTGATTACAAAAGCTCTGCTATTTGAATTCATGTATAATGAACAGcgatgaatgttttttttcaccacctCTATTTTATTTTGTCTAAATGTGAGCCTGATCACATCTTATTTTTCTCTTGAACTATGACAATGTTTATATGTAAAAATTGTTTCAATAAAATATGATTTGAAAAAATAATTCTGAAAAATATGTTTCTTCTCTCTGTCTCCACAATTGCTTTACCTCAAAAAGGATGAGATTCTGTTCAACAAatcttaacaattttttttatgtctttgaaAAAATACAGCTTAATTTGATATTTCTGGCTACAGAAAAGCTGTCCCTGTGCTTCCAAATGTTCCTGTTAATAAAAAGAATgatatttttttcagaaaatcttTTTATAATCTGTGTTTGAAAAATAtagtttaatttaatatttttagcTGTAATAGGCCTACTGTCTGCCTACAAATTTGCCTCTTATTAATAATTGGGATCAGATTCTTGGTAACAAATCAGTATTGTTGTTCTGTCTCTGCAAAAATACAGTCTAATTTCATATCTGTTGATGAAATCTGCCTGCTCTCCTTTAGAAATTGTGGCCTATCCAAATAGGTTTAACGCAAGGAATGCAATTCTGTAAATTTAGCctgtataaaatgtaaaataacaaaaaaaaatagttaggTATAGATGCAATCTGCCTGTTATCCAAAAGGCTTAAAGTAACATTaaaccttccttttttttaaatgacaataacAAACATGGAATACGTACGTGCTCTGcaaagagcagccctgatcctcctcttcttagaTCCCTGTCAGCACTCCCGTTCCCTCCACTTCAGCAAGTGCCCCCCTGGAAAGCTGCTTTCCATTGGGGCATGTGTGTGGGCTCACTCCTGAGCCACCCTCCTTACATTTTTTGACACGGACTGGACAACTAGACCCCACCCCTGCTCCCTCATCATAGCATTTTTTTGagagcagcaggaaccaatggctcccgctgttatcaatctgcccaatgaggagggagacagtGGTAAGAGCTTCTGCTCTCTTGCTTGTCACTGGATCGGTTTGTCCTCAGGTAAGTatacggggaggggggggatcctGCAGCAGAAAagcttttttttaccagaaaaggTAAACCACTTTGAGGCTTTAAACCAACTTTAAAAGGTACActctctaaaaaaaattctattacaGTTAAAATACAAATAAGGTCTAAGAAGgctgaggcctggtacacacgagaggatttatccgcggatacggtccaccggaccgtttccgcgggtaAATCCTcacgaggatttgcgaggattttgatccgatggagtgtactcaccatcggatcgaaatccgcgccgaaatcccatcgcgatgacgtgtcgcgccgtcgccgtgatgatgacgcggcgacgtgcgcgacgctgtcatataaggaattccacgcatgcgtcgaatcattacgacgcatgcgggggattgattcggacggattgatccggtgagtctgtacagaccagcggatcaatccgttgggatggattcaagcggatagattttaaagcatgtcttcaaatttttatccgctggaaatccatcccaggggataaaaatccgcggaaacagatccgctggattgaacacaccaggggatctatccgctggagccggtccgcggatcaattccagtggatggatcctctcgtgtgtacggggccttagaagctgTGGTGCAAATGTGTGAAACTTTTCCATCTTCAGTCTCTGAAAaaagacactgggccggattcagataggagatacgacggcgtatctctgagtgccggccatcgtatctatgcgcctgattcagagattcagttacgcatagatatccctaagatccgactggtgtaagtgtcttacaccgatgcatcttaggctgcatattcacgctggccgctaggtggcgcttccatatagttacgcgaggataatgctaattaggtatttacgccgattcagaaacgtacgtccggccggcgctttttttaacatcgtttgcgttaggctttttccggcgtaaagttacccctgctatatgaggggtatgtgcggcgtatcctatgttaagtatagccgtcgttcccgtgtcgaattttgaaaagtaagtaagtaagtcgttcgcgaatagggctttgcgtaagttacgttcacgtcgaaaccaatgaggctttgcggcgtaatttcgagcatgcgcactgggattctttcatgaacagcgcatgcgccgttcacaaaaagcgtaaaatacgcggggtcaagtgtaatttaaatataacacacccacaacatccccatttgaattacgcaggcttacgccggacgagatacgttacgccgccgtaactaagggcgcaagttctttctgaatacggaacttgcgcccaaaattacggcggcgtaacgttacgcccgcacatggATAGAggaatctatctgaatccagcccactcaATTTCCAGGAGCAATCCGTTTGCTCTCTCCTTCAGAaattgcagcctatccaatcaatTTTTCAAAGTCATGCTGCAaatctctactttttttttctctttttaatctaatatataaaaaaaaaaacatttgcaataTGTCCACTCAGTCACTCGGAACTTGCAGCCTGTCTTTGTAGGTTTAATAGTTGTCGTGCAAATGTGTGACATTTTCTATCTGCAGTCTGCAAGACAAGACACTCATTTCTCATTTCCAGAAGCAATATGACCGCTCAATTGCTGAGAAAAAAAGGAACTAATAGCTGTGGTACAAATGTGTGAGTTCTTTTATGTTTCCaaatttaattcaataaaatgcacatttttcatTTCCAGATGTACAGTAATATGTATGAAACTGTGAAATTCGGAAATTGTGGCCGGATAATTTTCTCATAATAATATGAAGATCATAATTCAGAGCTTAACTATGATGGGATTCTGGTTtctatttgaaaaaaacaaaaaaacaaaaaagtgaaaaaacaaaaagcaaaatacCTCTTTCTTGCTATGCATTGTACTGAAGCGAAACTCATATCTGCAATATGCTCCTGAACAAAATGTTTTGCAAAATTGTTgagtttattttttcaatatcttTTAAATGGTCCCCTATCCTTTTTGTTGAGACTTCTAGATGTTCTATCAACATAATAAATTCCACATGCTTTACACGTCATAAGATAAACAATATTTCTTATTTTACAATTTAGCCAAACTTCCAAATTTTTGTCCTGAGGAGGTGGAAATAATTCATCTCCTCTACTCAGAAATATTAATTTCAAGTCTTTTACCTGCAAGTTAAAGTTAGATGGTTtaatacagggtttgacaaacttgcttggaatctagaagccagctaaaaaagttaggagccagaagcgcgccccgtcccaccgagcttgtgcgcagaagcgaatgcatacgtgagtagcgcccgaatatgttcaaaacacacatgtgaggtattcccacgattggtagagcgagagaaatacttctagccctagacctcctctgtaactcaaaacatgaaacctgtagaatttttaaaacgtcccctatggagattttgaggctaggttcacacctaagcgaattgagtgcggtttcaaCCACATCCAAATCGcaggacattttaaaatacattgttttcaatgaggctggttcacatatgtgcgatgcatccgcactgcgcattgcctccaaaccgcgtgcggtttttatgtcttgcggtgcggctcaggtgcgaattcagtcccattatcttctatgggtacgcatctaaatcGCAGGTGTGTTGCGGTTTGAacggaagttttttttcctcctccaccacctcccccttttcctaGTTCCTCCTCTGTCTGTTTCATGCTGCTGAGGTAGCCATGTCCAAAAAACGGAGCAAAAAAGTCACTGCTAAGGTGAAGGACTGTGTGGATTCCGAGGAGCTTATCCGCCTTGTCAGGGAGAACCCACAAATCTATGACACCCGGCATCCTAAATATAAGgacaatgttttgaaaaaaactacCTGGGTTGAAATTACCAAAAGCCTTTTGCCAGAGTGGAGCATGTGCTCATCCCAAGTTCAAGCTGACAAAGGtaagtttgatttattttttcattccctaACTTCTTAAATTAGAATTATAAGTAGACCCCAATAACTACAGTGCGTACCGCCCACAAATCCAGAGCAGgcctttatccaagcatgcattcTGTGTGGACATGTAAAGTCTGCTAACCCATACCATGCCACATGTTTTCTATCTTGGCATGGTGTTCCTAATGCACCCTGTCCCCGTGTTGCTGGTGGCACGTGACTAATTCCCACACCCTTGGTCATTGTTTGTATGAGTCTGCGTGTGTGTCTATCACCAAAATATGTAAACTCACTTTACCAAGTATGTTTGCAGATCTTTGGGGGAGTGACTATCTGTATTTGTCATCCTATTGTGACGTTATTGGCCATGGTGGTCTTACAAAGACATCATCCTCTGTACAATGACACCCAGCAGAACACACATAACAGTGTCACCAAGCcaatttttggtgtttttgtccAATTTCAGGTAGAGAATAACTTCGGAGTCCTTAATattctgccaaaaaataactttaatatttttttttcaagctgcattcaaattacacatagtgacatttttagcttagtattttatgttttaatatttaaagggcCATATATTTTGATGACAACACcacattttttggttttaaattgccTGCAGCTGCCAAGGTAACTCGCCAGCTGGCGATAGAAAGTAATTAAGAAATTGATCTCGAATCAATTTCCCACTGCTAGTGCCCCTAGTCAAACTCCACTGTGCCGCCTCCATGTTATGCATCATGGAATCCTCATAATCAATTCCATCACGTTCTCGCACATAGTTGTGCAGTGCACACGCAGTTTTGACAGCAGAGACAGCATGCTCCAAACTGAGATTGATGGCGGTGTGTAATATTCTCCATTTATTGGCAAGAATTCCAAATGCACACTCTACTACTCGACGTGCCCTAGTGAGCCGAtaattaaatattcttttatcATTGCTCAGCGCTCTACTTGAGAATGGTCGAAGATTTTTACCAAGGGCAAACGCTTCGTCCCCTACAAAAACAAATGGGAGGGCTGGCTCATTTGTTCCGGGCAAGGAGGAATCGTTAGGTAAATCCAGACTATTCGCCCTTATCATTCTCCCAAATGTGGAATGATTAAATACACCAGAATCAGAGCTGCTACCATAAGCACCCACATCAATATAAATGAAATTATATTTGGCATCTACCACTGCCATTAATACaaacgaaaaatattttttataattaaaaaactgaCTCCCACTATCAAATGGCCTCAGGATGCGTATGTGCTTGCCATCGATGGCTCCCACACAGTTTGGAAAATTACATCTCTCCCAGAATTCATCTGATATCTTCAACCAATCTTCTTTTGTAGGCTTTTTGAAGACCAATGGTTTTagtacattccataaaacaaggCATGTTTCATGTACAATGCCAGATATAGTTGATTTTCCAACCTTGAACTCATAGTGGAGACTTCCAAATGAATTTCCTGTAGCTAGGTACCTTCAACAAATaagaaatattaaataattagtatcttctctttttttcagtgGTATACATCAAGAATCGTTGGCGAAGCATGCGTGATGCCTTCAAGAAATACAACAAACATCTAAGAGAAGTGAGGAGTGGCTCGGGGGCACCAGCTAGAGTACCCTATATGTATGCAGAGGACCTTGCCTTCTTGAAACCACTCATAGAGATGAGAGAGTAAGTTATCCTCTACATCATCTATGTATCGTGACTATATATTTTGCATTAGTAATGTttctcttttttaataaaaacaggacCGAAGCAAGTTGGGACGAACAGGATGTCCTGGAGGATCAACCAGAGAGCCAATCTGAGGCCCAATCCGTGCCAGCAGTTTTCATTGATCCAAATGAGGAAATACCTGAAATGCCACTTGGGTCAGATCTATGGGTCACAAACCCAGAGACTGATTCTGGATTGCCTGAGCCTATGCCTGGACCCTCCTCAGCTCCGACAACCATTGCGCGGCCTGCCAAAGTGGCACGTAAGCGAACGCCAGTATCGCAGATGGACATAAGCGAGCGTCTTCTAGAGATGTTACAACAAATGGCTGGAAAGGTGGATGCTTTCTTATGTCCAGCTACAATACTGGCGCTTAATTTTGTACCATTGATCAAAAAAGTTCTACCTGAGAGATATTTAGAAATGCAAACCACAGTAGAACACGTTCTGCAGTCATTTACAGTGCCAAGCGAGCAACCAACATTGGAAAGGCCATATGTAACAAAAGAAACAATACACTTACCAATGTCAGGCCAGGACCCAGGAAACCAACCTTACCCCTATGTTCCTCCATCCTACACTTCAAGCTTTCAGGAGCCAACTTCAATATATGAGGTACAACAGAGGCGAACTCCATATCACATCCCCAATCCCTTCAATTATGCCACAAACACAAATGCAGGGGATGTATGTGCCACAGCAACATTGGCCACAGcaccatgggcctcagacacatgggccacatcaacatgggcctcagacacatgggccacagcaacatgggcctcagacacatgggccacagcaccatgggcctcagacacatgggccacagcaacatgggcctcagacacatgggccacagcaacatgggcctcagacacatgggccacagcaccatgggcctcagacacatgggccacagcaacatggcccacagcaccatggcccacagcaccatggcccacagcaccatggcccacagcaccatggcccacagcaccatggcGAGTCTAGCCATGCTTCAAGCACCGAGATTGATGAATCTACTTCAGCAAGTCAATACTCCTCAGACACACCATTATTTCCCAAAACATATCAACATCTCTAAAGTTTACGTTATGCCCACAGTAAACAAGCATGTGTGCATATTTTGAATCAAAGTTTAATCCAGAGGTAAACTTGAaggcaaaatttttattttttatattagtccAAGCAAATATATGttgtctatttctttattttgggcagaaaagtaaaaaataaatatatttttgggcatcTTATGTCTGGTTGTTCATTTCTAAGTACAGATGTTGGATAGTTGAACCCAAAAAAGAATACATGCTTCAACATCAATTTGAAAATGCACATAGGTGTGGAAAAGTACCTTAATGTGATTAATAATCTTTGTGCAGGCTGGATGCTTGCTCTGAAGCATGTGTTCTGGCGCTCCAAACTATGGTACGTTAGTCCTAACAATTCATCaaaacttcaaaaaaaaaaaaaattattaaaaaatttaatatggaacaatggagaaagaaaatgtttagcaaaattaaataaaaaatcacctGGTTATTGACATGCGTGTATAATTAAAAAACTTGTCCTCATGCCCACGGAGATCTTCATATAATATCATGAACTGCCCTCTTTCATCCCTATTTGCAATGATAGGATGAAcccagtatcttcttcttctcctcctccttctcctcctctgaaCTTCCAGCAAGATTGCTGCTGTTGCAGCAACAACTGTAGGCATGATCATGGGCAGGGCAGCACACATTTCCTCTGAAATCCAAATCCAATTCCACACTATACTGAATGCTCGTGAAAAAGGAAGAGTCCAAGAAAGGTCACTCCCTTTTATTACCTACATCATCACACAGCTAACAATGATTGGCCCTCACCAAAAACGCAGCTCAGATAATTATTTCTTCTAAATCGCACCCGAtccgcagctaaaccgcagttgatccgcagaacaccctctagagaaattcgcaacgggaacgcagctcaaaaacgcaacgcactagtgtgattccggcctaaagggtaaaagtttgtcgccattccacgacccTGGGAGcttacaatttcctggtgctggacaacatgttgctgaggcttcgttcagtcagagaaagagcggtggagaaggtgtccggctgaccgatgccttcagacaattTTTCAGTTCTCAGCGCCAAAGTTTGATCGGttcaagcaaccatcgccagcatctgcattacatggtgcaggaatatctagagACAAGAGCAGACCTGGAGACCTTTACAGCAGAGCAtccactgggtcttgaggatggaccactggccagagcttgctcaatatgcaattgagttactggcctgtcctgcatcccgcgttctttctgaatgcacattcagtgctgctggatggTTTGTAACGGATcatagagtgcgcctgtccacagactccagtgataggctcacattcataaaaattaatcagtcttggatcagcagctatcaagcacctgatgctgatgtaaccaattgaattttctatgctgagtgactatcctattcctcctcaatcttcATGATGCTAGCTaataacaatatttttggtttaggacaccaccaccactgcccaaggcccaatttttctgcccccgtTTAAcagtggcatgtaattacaatttttgatctaatattcacagcagggcccattcctgcactcaACAAAAGTATCTGTGAGacgttacagtgttgtggcaccaccacaaccaccaccaaAAGCCCAATTTATTTGCCTCTGTTTAACAGTGGCATAttattaaaatttttgatctaataattCACaacagggcccgttcctgcatcCAACAAGattaactgtgaggacttacagtgttctggcaccacaaaaaccaaaggcccaattattctgcccctgtttaacagagccatgaaataaaatgttttgatctaatatttcacagcagggcccattcctatgcccaacaagagtatctgtgaggggttacagtgttctggtaccaccaacacctaaggcccaattttctgcagagtatatagggcaggccatatagtatatatactgctgttcagtaTATATAGgacctgggggacccccacgcctttttttATTTGAGTGATGGGTTAATATCCAAACTAGAcacaagggggcagattcacatggaattagataggcgcagcatatcagagatacgctacgccgctgtaacttacttttggctgtttcaaatccacaacgaatttgcgccgtaagttacggcggcgtagtgtatctctggcggcggaattcaaatcggtgattagggggcgtgattcatttaaatgaagcgcgtccccgcgccaaatgaactgtgcatgctccatttagaaatttcccgccgtgctttgcgctttGAACAGCAATGTAATTAGATGAtcaatataaaaatgaaataaataatttttattattataatgatAATGACATATTCAGATTAAAACAGAAAGTACTGGCTATATTATGAGACACAATGTTCAATGGTGTGAGGTGAAGACACCAACGTAAACAGTATTACAGAAATTGTTGTAACCATGAAAAATCACTGACCCGTTTCGACCATATGTGGTCATCTTCAGGGGGAAGGTTAACtgtaaatatatatgaaaatatttaTGTAACTTGAAACATTTCAAAGCATACATAATGTGTGGCTCCTTGTAAGCCCACTCCATTGTCGGGTCCCCTGTCCCTTTGGGGAGCTGGGAATCTCAGAATTCTCCTGATCCTGCACCTGGCCTACCTTCCTGGCTATGAGATTATCCATCTCTTTCTTCAGTGGTAATTATCAGTGTTTCTATTTTACAAACTTACCCGATGTATGCTTTGAAATGTTTCAAGTTACATAAAtcttttcatatatatttacaGTTAACCTTCCCCCTGAAGATGACCGCATATGGTCGAAACTCGTCAGAGATTTTTCATGGTTACAACAATTTCTGTAATAATGTTTACGTTGGTGTCTTCACCTCACACCATTgaacattgggcctgatttactatgctctgtgcgctgcgctggttcatgcgttaattagtactccgggtggaggcttaattgggcgcatgaaccagcgtagcagccagcgcattgaaagtaatatgtaaagccgcgccaaactccctatagaagtctatgggagaaatcaaaagtgttaattttaaaggctaatctgcaagttttgtcctaaaaagtgtttggggacctcagtcctgtcccagggaacatgtatcaatgatttttttattttttaaaacggccgttttttcgggagcagtgaaattaataattcttaaagtgaaacaataaaagtgaaatattcctttaaatttcgtacctagggggggtgtaatgtcagcatgtgaaatagcgcatttttcccgcacttataactgcccctgcacaaagtgacattcagaaggaaaaaagtcatttaaaaaatcacacgcggctataatgaattgtcggctctgacaattctaaagggattcattcataaaacaaaaaaaatgtgtaggggttcccccaaattaaattaccaggcccttcaggtctggaatggatattaaggggaaccccgccgtaaaaaccccaaaaaaaaagacgtgcggttcccggcaaatatccattccaggcccttcaggtctggtgtggattttaaggggaactccaccccaaattgaaaaaaaaaaatggcgtggagtccccctaaaaatccacaccagacccttatctgagcacgttgacctggccggccgcagaaaagagggggggacagagtgcggcccccccctctcctgaaccgcaccaggccacatgccctcaacatggggaggatgtccccatgttgatggggacaagggcctcatccccacaacccttgcccggtggttgtgggggtctgcgggcggggggcttatcagaatctggaagacccctttaacaaaggggacccccagatcctggccccccccctatgtgaaatggtaatggggtacattgtacctctaccatttcaccccaaaaaaatgtcaaaagtgttaaaaatgacagtagccggtttttgacaaatcttttaataaaatcttcttttcttctttccttcgggtttcttccgctgcttctttcttgggtcttctcgtccacatcttgctcgacgtgttcttctatcttctccatccgtccttcagccttctggtcccgcatcttgcccgttgtcttctcctgttttcttctccgtccgtccgccagcctcaatggctcttcctgtttacatcgtgatcagccatgattggacacggctgatcacgtggtaaagagtctccgtctccgtgagagactctttaccgagatcggagatgcagggtgtcagactgacaccccgcatcaccgatcgccgcgctgcgtgcccccacaggcgcgcgcggcatgaaatcctgcaggacgtcctgtcaggattgtgtaaccacttcccggacgtaaatcggccataggctgggcgggaagtggttaatttgcatagtttttctctcacttcctgtttggctatggggcaggaagtgaaggtaaatctccccaattggacacagataatacaaaataaactgactataaccctccctcactctatccaaaattaaagaaaataaaaagtgttgattatagttctagtcaggggcggactgaccattgagtcactcgggcactgcccgagggcccaatgccactagggggccccatccgggttgccaggatcagtaaaaccagggacagtatgtaaaaatctgtgttttttttagatctgtccccaaaatgtccgaaaatgacatgcttttaatgtgaatatcccaagattttagctgcccgcctctgcactacctcctggcgtggtggccatctgtaagccagaggggccccataatattctattgcccgggggccccatgagttgtcagtccgcccctggttctagtttaagcacaaatttcatagagttttatttttttttttttc carries:
- the LOC120921630 gene encoding protein ANTAGONIST OF LIKE HETEROCHROMATIN PROTEIN 1-like, yielding MPTVVAATAAILLEVQRRRRRRRRRRYWVHPIIANRDERGQFMILYEDLRGHEDKFFNYTRMSITSFDELLGLTYHSLERQNTCFRASIQPAQRLLITLRYLATGNSFGSLHYEFKVGKSTISGIVHETCLVLWNVLKPLVFKKPTKEDWLKISDEFWERCNFPNCVGAIDGKHIRILRPFDSGSQFFNYKKYFSFVLMAVVDAKYNFIYIDVGAYGSSSDSGVFNHSTFGRMIRANSLDLPNDSSLPGTNEPALPFVFVGDEAFALGKNLRPFSSRALSNDKRIFNYRLTRARRVVECAFGILANKWRILHTAINLSLEHAVSAVKTACALHNYVRERDGIDYEDSMMHNMEAAQWSLTRGTSSGKLIRDQFLNYFLSPAGELPWQLQAI